The following coding sequences lie in one Salmo salar chromosome ssa13, Ssal_v3.1, whole genome shotgun sequence genomic window:
- the LOC106566565 gene encoding kelch repeat and BTB domain-containing protein 12 isoform X2, whose amino-acid sequence MDPQVMVHGQAEHGLLLLGQLERMWGARELTDVVLLAEGIPFPCHRVVLSAFSPYFQAMFTCGLRETRGGEVPLRDTPAQSLELLLGYMYRAQLPLSHDNTQGVAAAAFLLHIDGAFRLCQSYMLDSMDTSNCVGLYHWARDLGAADLADLALRYLCRHFAQVCQEEEVLELDAQSLGGLLGSDDLNVTQEESVLELVLRWVEKRRGDEQSEAQAVELLRRVRLELIDPNFLRRARRRNPVLLRDAECFGMIDAALQTSYLSVAAAPTRPTLRYGMETTDLLLCLGGTDEGGVPARRGGQADLSLCFAPQARRTYYIPSPVKGKGTITAGAVTRDNSIVVAVEEEDEHRTKRLGMYRYDRSCEGSWEELCWVGYRDMYALAALGDALYLLGGQMKVRNHYIITNSVERWSLRRGGSWLSFAPLPLPLACHCVVSLKDHLYVLGGWTPQSDRPDDEPDRLSSRVFQFDPGGIGCEGEDRGQSRRCLSSVEIYNPEEDTWRSGPTLPTALLSLRTNASNIGEVEGKLYLCGYYKGAGRHEIITKEILELDPKDNVWTVVERRAAMHDSYDVCLVANLNPRDLSTPNSDP is encoded by the exons ATGGACCCCCAGGTGATGGTGCATGGTCAGGCTGAACATGGACTTCTTCTGCTGGGGCAGCTGGAGAGGATGTGGGGGGCCAGGGAACTAACTGACGTGGTTCTTCTGGCCGAGGGCATTCCCTTCCCCTGCCACCGGGTGGTGCTATCCGCCTTCAGCCCGTACTTCCAG GCCATGTTTACCTGTGGTCTGAGGGAGACCCGTGGAGGTGAGGTGCCTCTCAGGGACACTCCTGCCCAGAGCTTGGAGCTGCTCTTGGGGTACATGTATCGCGCCCAGCTGCCTCTCTCCCATGACAACACTCAGGGAGTGGCCGCTGCTGCCTTCCTGCTGCACATAGACGGGGCATTCAG GTTGTGTCAGAGCTACATGTTGGACAGCATGGATACTTCCAACTGTGTAGGACTGTACCACTGGGCCAGAGACCTGGGGGCCGCTGACCTGGCAGACCTCGCCCTGAGATACTTGTGTCGTCACTTTGCCCAG gtgTGTCAGGAAGAGGAGGTGTTGGAGTTGGACGCCCAGAGTCTGGGGGGTCTGCTGGGTTCAGACGACCTGAATGTGACCCAGGAGGAGAGCGTCCTGGAACTGGTGCTGCGCTGGGTGGAGAAGCGCAGGGGAGATGAGCAGAGTGAGGCGCAGGCCGTGGAGCTCCTCAGGCGGGTACGACTGGAGCTGATAGACCCCAACTTCCTCAGGAGGGCCAGGAGGAGAAACCCG GTATTGCTCCGGGATGCGGAATGCTTCGGGATGATCGACGCGGCTCTCCAGACTTCTTATCTCTCTGTGGCGGCTGCCCCCACTCGGCCCACCCTGCGCTACGGGATGGAGACCACAGACCTGCTCCTCTGCCTGGGGGGGACTGATGAAGGGGGCGTCCCAGCCCGCCGGGGGGGTCAGGCTGACCTCAGCTTATGCTTCGCCCCCCAGGCCAGAAGGACGTACTATATCCCCTCTCCAGTGAAGGGGAAAGGGACGATCACGGCAGGGGCGGTGACAAGGGATAacagcatagtggtggctgtagAAGAGGAGGACGAACACAGGACCAAGAGGCTGGggatgtacag GTATGATCGGTCTTGtgagggcagctgggaggagctaTGCTGGGTGGGGTACAGGGACATGTATGCCCTGGCGGCACTAGGCGATGCCCTCTACCTGCTGGGGGGACAGATGAAGGTCAGGAACCATTACATCATCACCAACAGTGTTGAGAGGTGGTCGCTGAGAAGGGGCGGTTCCTGGCTGAGCTTCgctcctctgcctctcccattGGCATGTCACTGTGTGGTCAGCCTCAAGGACCACCTTTACGTGCTGGGGGGCTGGACGCCACAG TCGGACCGTCCAGACGATGAGCCAGACAGGCTGAGTAGCCGTGTGTTCCAGTTTGACCCAG GGGGTATAGGGTGTGAGGGGGAGGACCGTGGCCAATCTCGTCGCTGCCTGAGCTCAGTGGAGATCTACAACCCAGAAGAAGacacctggaggtcagggccaaCCCTCCCCACCGCTCTCCTCTCTTTACGAACCAATGCCTCCAACATTGGGGAGGTGGAGGGCAAGCTGTACCTCTGTGGCTACTACAAGGGGGCAG GTCGCCATGAGATCATCACCAAGGAGATCTTAGAGCTGGATCCCAAGGACAACGTGTGGACGGTGGTGGAGCGTCGAGCAGCCATGCATGACAGCTACGACGTCTGTCTGGTGGCCAACCTCAACCCCCGTGATCTCTCAACCCCGAACTCTGACCCTTGA
- the LOC106566565 gene encoding kelch repeat and BTB domain-containing protein 12 isoform X1: MDPQVMVHGQAEHGLLLLGQLERMWGARELTDVVLLAEGIPFPCHRVVLSAFSPYFQAMFTCGLRETRGGEVPLRDTPAQSLELLLGYMYRAQLPLSHDNTQGVAAAAFLLHIDGAFRLCQSYMLDSMDTSNCVGLYHWARDLGAADLADLALRYLCRHFAQVCQEEEVLELDAQSLGGLLGSDDLNVTQEESVLELVLRWVEKRRGDEQSEAQAVELLRRVRLELIDPNFLRRARRRNPVLLRDAECFGMIDAALQTSYLSVAAAPTRPTLRYGMETTDLLLCLGGTDEGGVPARRGGQADLSLCFAPQARRTYYIPSPVKGKGTITAGAVTRDNSIVVAVEEEDEHRTKRLGMYRYDRSCEGSWEELCWVGYRDMYALAALGDALYLLGGQMKVRNHYIITNSVERWSLRRGGSWLSFAPLPLPLACHCVVSLKDHLYVLGGWTPQSDRPDDEPDRLSSRVFQFDPGKDRWIECENMRYSRYRCGVATLNGEIYMLGGIGCEGEDRGQSRRCLSSVEIYNPEEDTWRSGPTLPTALLSLRTNASNIGEVEGKLYLCGYYKGAGRHEIITKEILELDPKDNVWTVVERRAAMHDSYDVCLVANLNPRDLSTPNSDP; the protein is encoded by the exons ATGGACCCCCAGGTGATGGTGCATGGTCAGGCTGAACATGGACTTCTTCTGCTGGGGCAGCTGGAGAGGATGTGGGGGGCCAGGGAACTAACTGACGTGGTTCTTCTGGCCGAGGGCATTCCCTTCCCCTGCCACCGGGTGGTGCTATCCGCCTTCAGCCCGTACTTCCAG GCCATGTTTACCTGTGGTCTGAGGGAGACCCGTGGAGGTGAGGTGCCTCTCAGGGACACTCCTGCCCAGAGCTTGGAGCTGCTCTTGGGGTACATGTATCGCGCCCAGCTGCCTCTCTCCCATGACAACACTCAGGGAGTGGCCGCTGCTGCCTTCCTGCTGCACATAGACGGGGCATTCAG GTTGTGTCAGAGCTACATGTTGGACAGCATGGATACTTCCAACTGTGTAGGACTGTACCACTGGGCCAGAGACCTGGGGGCCGCTGACCTGGCAGACCTCGCCCTGAGATACTTGTGTCGTCACTTTGCCCAG gtgTGTCAGGAAGAGGAGGTGTTGGAGTTGGACGCCCAGAGTCTGGGGGGTCTGCTGGGTTCAGACGACCTGAATGTGACCCAGGAGGAGAGCGTCCTGGAACTGGTGCTGCGCTGGGTGGAGAAGCGCAGGGGAGATGAGCAGAGTGAGGCGCAGGCCGTGGAGCTCCTCAGGCGGGTACGACTGGAGCTGATAGACCCCAACTTCCTCAGGAGGGCCAGGAGGAGAAACCCG GTATTGCTCCGGGATGCGGAATGCTTCGGGATGATCGACGCGGCTCTCCAGACTTCTTATCTCTCTGTGGCGGCTGCCCCCACTCGGCCCACCCTGCGCTACGGGATGGAGACCACAGACCTGCTCCTCTGCCTGGGGGGGACTGATGAAGGGGGCGTCCCAGCCCGCCGGGGGGGTCAGGCTGACCTCAGCTTATGCTTCGCCCCCCAGGCCAGAAGGACGTACTATATCCCCTCTCCAGTGAAGGGGAAAGGGACGATCACGGCAGGGGCGGTGACAAGGGATAacagcatagtggtggctgtagAAGAGGAGGACGAACACAGGACCAAGAGGCTGGggatgtacag GTATGATCGGTCTTGtgagggcagctgggaggagctaTGCTGGGTGGGGTACAGGGACATGTATGCCCTGGCGGCACTAGGCGATGCCCTCTACCTGCTGGGGGGACAGATGAAGGTCAGGAACCATTACATCATCACCAACAGTGTTGAGAGGTGGTCGCTGAGAAGGGGCGGTTCCTGGCTGAGCTTCgctcctctgcctctcccattGGCATGTCACTGTGTGGTCAGCCTCAAGGACCACCTTTACGTGCTGGGGGGCTGGACGCCACAG TCGGACCGTCCAGACGATGAGCCAGACAGGCTGAGTAGCCGTGTGTTCCAGTTTGACCCAGGCAAGGACCGGTGGATAGAGTGTGAGAACATGAGATACTCACGCTACCGCTGTGGGGTCGCTACACTCAATGGAGAGATCTACATGCTAG GGGGTATAGGGTGTGAGGGGGAGGACCGTGGCCAATCTCGTCGCTGCCTGAGCTCAGTGGAGATCTACAACCCAGAAGAAGacacctggaggtcagggccaaCCCTCCCCACCGCTCTCCTCTCTTTACGAACCAATGCCTCCAACATTGGGGAGGTGGAGGGCAAGCTGTACCTCTGTGGCTACTACAAGGGGGCAG GTCGCCATGAGATCATCACCAAGGAGATCTTAGAGCTGGATCCCAAGGACAACGTGTGGACGGTGGTGGAGCGTCGAGCAGCCATGCATGACAGCTACGACGTCTGTCTGGTGGCCAACCTCAACCCCCGTGATCTCTCAACCCCGAACTCTGACCCTTGA